A stretch of Kaistella flava (ex Peng et al. 2021) DNA encodes these proteins:
- a CDS encoding methylmalonyl-CoA mutase family protein, with product MFKKTSLQDWESVVQKQLKTENIFEILSKENLEGIVVKPYYDSVSKPLSNLPKVEESTHLVSLYHESAEENVFAFLLNNNVEDLQEKVIFVNDKDLAEHISLDESNRYFSLIDVFSEDKKGELNQQLAKELLAKNFERNICVDISLHQNAGAAIVQQLAIALAKTKEMSEVFGSEILNKIIFKIAVGGNYFFEIAKVRALKLIFNEFSKEFGLDQIPYIFAETSFRNKAKNDAENNLIRSTLELSAAMIGGADAVFTNDYKIENSDSVSEEISFKQQIVLAYESIINVFDDAGNGSYYIEDLTQQFAEKSWQLFLEMEAEGGYCELLKKGWIQQKIYNQAIKEQNWVEEGKVKIIGVNLYPKLEKTKSVEELYSVNEIKAVRLAEMFE from the coding sequence ATGTTTAAAAAAACTTCACTTCAAGACTGGGAATCTGTTGTTCAGAAACAATTGAAAACAGAAAATATCTTCGAGATTTTATCTAAAGAAAACCTCGAAGGAATTGTAGTTAAACCTTATTACGATTCTGTTTCGAAACCTTTAAGTAATCTTCCGAAAGTAGAAGAATCTACACATCTTGTTTCTCTTTATCACGAAAGTGCCGAAGAAAATGTCTTTGCTTTTCTTTTAAATAACAATGTTGAAGATCTTCAAGAGAAAGTGATTTTCGTCAACGATAAAGATTTAGCAGAACACATTTCTCTGGACGAAAGCAACCGTTATTTTTCTTTAATCGATGTTTTTTCAGAAGATAAAAAGGGAGAATTAAACCAACAGTTAGCAAAAGAACTTTTGGCGAAAAATTTTGAAAGAAATATTTGTGTTGATATTTCTTTGCATCAAAATGCAGGTGCAGCAATTGTTCAGCAATTAGCAATCGCTTTGGCAAAAACAAAAGAAATGAGCGAAGTTTTCGGCTCAGAAATTTTAAATAAGATTATTTTTAAAATAGCAGTTGGTGGAAATTATTTCTTTGAAATTGCTAAAGTTAGAGCACTTAAATTAATCTTTAATGAGTTTTCAAAAGAATTTGGTTTAGATCAAATACCTTATATTTTTGCAGAAACATCTTTCAGAAATAAAGCAAAAAATGATGCTGAAAATAATCTGATTCGTTCAACATTAGAACTTTCAGCGGCGATGATTGGCGGTGCAGACGCCGTTTTCACCAACGATTATAAAATCGAAAACTCAGATTCTGTTTCCGAAGAAATTTCATTTAAACAGCAAATCGTTTTAGCCTACGAAAGTATCATTAATGTTTTTGATGATGCTGGAAATGGATCTTATTATATTGAAGATTTAACGCAACAATTCGCAGAGAAGTCCTGGCAACTATTTTTAGAAATGGAAGCTGAAGGTGGTTATTGCGAACTTTTAAAGAAAGGCTGGATTCAACAAAAAATCTACAATCAAGCCATCAAGGAACAAAATTGGGTTGAAGAAGGAAAAGTTAAAATCATCGGTGTCAATCTTTATCCGAAATTAGAGAAGACCAAATCTGTTGAAGAATTATATTCTGTAAATGAAATTAAAGCAGTTCGTTTAGCTGAAATGTTTGAGTAG
- a CDS encoding FtsB family cell division protein has protein sequence MEDLIKEIKPKSPKLKFIQKYFVNKYFVTIFLFLMWMIFFDSTSFLVINELNGEVTKYEDQLAYYQAEYQKNDDFYKKLMNNKAEKEKYARENYFMKKPNEEIFILVVDSTKAVKN, from the coding sequence ATGGAAGATCTAATTAAAGAAATTAAACCCAAATCACCGAAGTTAAAATTCATTCAAAAATATTTTGTGAATAAATATTTCGTGACTATTTTTCTTTTTTTAATGTGGATGATTTTCTTTGACAGTACTTCTTTTTTAGTTATTAATGAGTTGAATGGTGAAGTAACAAAGTACGAGGATCAATTGGCTTATTACCAGGCTGAGTATCAAAAAAACGATGATTTCTACAAGAAATTAATGAACAATAAAGCGGAGAAAGAAAAGTACGCCCGTGAAAATTACTTCATGAAAAAACCGAACGAAGAAATTTTTATTTTGGTGGTGGATAGTACGAAAGCGGTTAAGAATTAA
- the udk gene encoding uridine kinase, whose product MLVIGIAGGTGSGKTTVVNKILQQLNIEGVNVLSQDNYYHDNPNLTLSEREVLNYDHPKSIDFDLLIKHVKALKNGETIEQPLYSFVTHSRTGDHVSIDPRNVLIVEGILVLTNSELLKEYDLKVFVHADSDERLIRRIRRDTQERGRDLQEVLHRYQTTLKPMHQEFIEPSKNEADLIVPNMKQNTVAIDFLSTVINNTLKNAH is encoded by the coding sequence ATGCTCGTAATCGGAATTGCAGGAGGAACCGGATCAGGAAAAACCACTGTTGTCAATAAAATTCTTCAGCAACTCAATATAGAAGGCGTTAATGTGCTCTCTCAGGATAATTACTATCATGATAATCCGAATCTTACCTTGTCAGAAAGAGAGGTTTTGAATTATGATCATCCAAAATCCATCGATTTTGATCTTCTTATTAAACATGTAAAAGCCTTGAAAAATGGCGAAACGATTGAGCAACCTTTGTATTCTTTTGTAACGCACTCCAGAACGGGAGATCATGTTTCAATTGATCCTAGAAATGTTTTGATTGTAGAAGGAATTCTGGTATTGACTAATTCTGAATTGTTGAAAGAATATGATTTAAAAGTTTTTGTTCATGCCGATTCAGATGAAAGGTTGATTCGTAGAATTAGACGTGATACACAAGAACGTGGTCGCGATTTGCAGGAGGTTTTACACCGCTACCAAACGACTTTGAAACCGATGCATCAGGAATTTATCGAACCATCGAAAAATGAGGCAGATTTAATTGTTCCGAATATGAAGCAAAATACCGTTGCGATTGACTTTCTTTCGACAGTAATTAATAATACTTTGAAAAACGCTCACTAA
- a CDS encoding vancomycin high temperature exclusion protein: MILANIWVFAVTNGKTYTKISKIPPREAALVLGTSPKMRSGISNPYFTARMDATALLYHHGKIKKIIVSGEKSKGYDEPAAMKDYLIYQEGVPENIIIEDPKGFKTQASIKNCLDVYHQKDVIIVSQGFHNLRALFYARNSGMNALGFDAQDVLANKSFYRNQSREFLARVVAVIYYVLNIERKV, from the coding sequence ATGATTTTGGCTAATATCTGGGTATTTGCCGTAACCAACGGAAAAACGTACACCAAGATTTCTAAAATTCCGCCCAGAGAAGCAGCACTTGTTTTAGGAACTTCACCCAAAATGAGATCCGGAATTTCGAATCCTTATTTTACGGCTAGAATGGATGCCACGGCGCTTTTATACCATCATGGGAAAATCAAAAAAATCATTGTGAGTGGCGAAAAAAGTAAGGGTTATGATGAACCGGCGGCCATGAAAGATTACCTTATTTATCAGGAAGGCGTTCCCGAAAATATCATTATTGAAGATCCAAAAGGTTTTAAAACCCAAGCCAGCATTAAAAACTGCCTGGATGTTTACCATCAAAAAGATGTGATCATTGTTTCCCAGGGTTTCCACAATTTACGTGCTTTGTTTTATGCCAGAAATAGCGGAATGAATGCGCTCGGATTTGATGCTCAGGATGTTCTCGCTAATAAAAGTTTTTATAGAAATCAATCCCGAGAGTTTTTAGCACGCGTAGTTGCCGTAATTTATTACGTTTTAAATATTGAAAGAAAAGTGTAA
- a CDS encoding ferredoxin--NADP reductase gives MENLLPKARQIEFHPLKLAKKQELTKTTFALEFEIPLNLSSQYHFEAGQYVTLQFLSDGNLVQKDFSMTSAPHEGKITLGIKISSEESFANSLFNNLEVGDDVQVSEPRGRFTLISKPHEFRTIVGFAGGIGITPILSHFKNILHTEPRTRLFLFYGNKNKRQVAFKNELDELVNQYPDRLEIHYFYSQEKLGNGLFEGRLNAKKVALIINQILQLDDTDEESTIWDAVDEVLICGKGEMIKSIANACYKHGIPKKNIHFELFEEFNEDIFPIEKEFPLMENIEVDFKLFNKEYKTTLNNNKMRLLQQLLIQKFPVPYSCKSGICGSCECILEEGEVELLENEYLTEKEEASGKILACMSVVLSKNIKVNFDLI, from the coding sequence ATGGAAAATCTCTTACCTAAAGCAAGACAAATAGAATTTCACCCGCTAAAATTAGCGAAAAAGCAAGAACTGACCAAAACTACCTTTGCGCTCGAATTCGAAATTCCGCTGAATTTATCATCCCAATATCATTTTGAAGCAGGGCAATATGTTACGCTTCAATTCTTAAGCGATGGAAATTTGGTACAGAAAGATTTCTCAATGACTTCGGCGCCGCACGAAGGAAAAATCACTTTAGGAATTAAAATCAGCAGCGAAGAAAGTTTCGCAAATTCTTTATTTAACAATTTAGAAGTTGGAGATGATGTACAAGTTTCTGAACCGAGAGGAAGATTTACGTTAATTTCTAAACCACATGAGTTTCGTACAATTGTTGGTTTTGCAGGCGGAATTGGGATTACACCAATTTTAAGTCATTTCAAAAATATCTTACACACCGAACCCAGAACACGTCTTTTTCTTTTTTACGGAAATAAAAATAAACGGCAAGTTGCCTTTAAAAATGAATTGGATGAATTGGTGAATCAATACCCAGATCGATTAGAAATTCATTATTTTTACTCTCAGGAAAAATTGGGAAATGGTCTTTTTGAAGGAAGGTTAAACGCCAAGAAAGTGGCTTTAATCATCAATCAAATTTTACAATTAGATGATACTGATGAAGAGAGTACAATCTGGGACGCTGTTGATGAAGTTTTGATTTGTGGCAAAGGTGAAATGATAAAATCGATTGCCAACGCTTGTTATAAACACGGAATTCCGAAGAAAAATATTCACTTTGAATTGTTTGAGGAATTTAATGAAGATATTTTTCCTATTGAAAAAGAGTTTCCTTTAATGGAAAATATTGAGGTAGATTTTAAACTTTTTAATAAAGAATATAAAACTACTTTGAACAATAATAAAATGCGATTGTTGCAGCAATTATTGATTCAAAAATTCCCGGTTCCTTATTCCTGTAAATCCGGAATTTGTGGAAGTTGCGAATGTATTTTAGAAGAAGGCGAAGTTGAGCTTTTGGAAAATGAATATTTGACCGAAAAAGAAGAAGCCTCTGGAAAAATATTGGCTTGTATGTCAGTAGTTTTAAGTAAAAATATTAAAGTTAACTTTGATTTAATATAA
- a CDS encoding TlpA family protein disulfide reductase, which translates to MKKLIFGVVLLTALSACNKEAKVTETNESKTTDSIGTGESAVATEAVIPFKHVEVSQQEASKLLGKKDNDTLYVTNFFATWCGPCMKEIPHFKEKMVELKSQPVKFTFVSLDEKGDWDTKVKKFSEEQGLSQNVVLLDGSSLTPEFFPANFKQWDGGSIPFTFMRKGDKTDETVGMMSMEALTEKINSFK; encoded by the coding sequence ATGAAAAAATTGATTTTTGGTGTAGTGTTATTGACTGCACTTTCAGCTTGTAACAAAGAAGCAAAAGTAACTGAAACCAATGAGTCAAAAACGACAGATTCTATTGGTACAGGTGAATCAGCAGTTGCTACAGAAGCTGTCATTCCTTTTAAGCACGTTGAAGTAAGTCAGCAGGAAGCTTCAAAACTTCTCGGTAAAAAAGATAATGACACCTTATATGTGACCAATTTCTTTGCAACTTGGTGCGGACCGTGCATGAAAGAAATTCCTCATTTTAAAGAAAAAATGGTAGAATTAAAATCGCAACCGGTTAAATTTACCTTCGTTAGTTTAGATGAAAAAGGAGATTGGGACACGAAAGTGAAGAAGTTTTCTGAAGAACAAGGTCTTTCACAAAATGTAGTTTTATTAGATGGATCCTCATTAACTCCAGAATTTTTCCCAGCAAATTTCAAACAATGGGACGGCGGTTCGATTCCTTTTACTTTTATGAGAAAAGGCGATAAAACTGACGAAACTGTAGGAATGATGAGCATGGAAGCGTTAACAGAAAAGATAAATTCTTTTAAATAA
- a CDS encoding iron ABC transporter permease, with protein MSKNFKITGIFILIGIIISIIINLNIGFMDLNFSDFFSSSSENSQIAQLRINRILVMMLAGISIPTSGFLLQEYFQNPLAGPSVLGITSVASLSVAFYIFFSQDFILPEFLQNSFLSFSAIGGSLLLMVVLLAFSGRFQDKSFLIIFGFLISALAGALVSILQFYAENQSLKNYILWSFGANNQVSKNQIIVLSIFVFIGLILSFKTIKPLIGNSLGTAYAQSLGVNLKHLKYFVIISSSLLSASVTAFLGPILFIGIVVPHFCRMLFNPAKLWQQWILNMLLGILIMEFFSIISESTQFPLNVITSLFGIPVILTMMLRGRKA; from the coding sequence ATGTCGAAAAACTTTAAAATCACCGGAATATTCATTCTCATCGGAATTATCATTTCGATCATAATCAATTTGAATATTGGTTTTATGGATTTAAATTTTTCAGATTTCTTTTCGTCCAGTTCTGAAAATTCTCAGATTGCACAACTTCGTATCAATCGAATATTGGTTATGATGTTGGCGGGAATTTCAATTCCAACTTCAGGATTTTTATTACAGGAATATTTTCAGAATCCTTTGGCTGGTCCTTCTGTTTTAGGAATTACTTCTGTGGCGAGTTTGAGTGTCGCTTTCTATATTTTCTTTTCTCAAGATTTTATTCTACCAGAATTTTTACAAAATAGTTTTTTAAGTTTCTCTGCCATTGGTGGAAGTTTATTATTAATGGTTGTTCTACTGGCTTTTTCAGGACGATTTCAAGACAAATCATTTTTAATTATTTTCGGATTTTTAATTTCTGCTTTAGCCGGCGCTCTCGTTTCTATCTTGCAGTTCTATGCAGAAAATCAAAGTTTAAAAAATTACATTCTTTGGAGTTTCGGTGCAAATAATCAGGTTTCGAAGAATCAAATCATCGTTTTAAGTATTTTCGTTTTCATTGGTTTAATCTTGAGTTTCAAAACCATCAAACCTTTAATTGGAAATTCCTTAGGAACAGCTTATGCTCAAAGTTTAGGCGTTAATCTGAAACACTTAAAGTATTTTGTGATCATTTCATCATCGCTTTTATCAGCTTCTGTAACGGCTTTTTTAGGTCCTATTTTATTTATCGGAATTGTAGTTCCGCATTTTTGCAGAATGCTTTTTAATCCAGCAAAACTTTGGCAACAATGGATTTTAAATATGTTATTAGGAATTTTAATCATGGAATTTTTCTCGATTATATCAGAATCTACGCAGTTTCCTTTGAATGTGATTACGTCGTTGTTTGGAATACCGGTAATACTAACTATGATGTTAAGAGGTAGAAAAGCTTGA
- a CDS encoding ABC transporter ATP-binding protein — MFLELKNTTIGYKTPLIKEVNTGLALGEICLLIGNNGVGKTTLIKSILNQIELLDGEVLLNGTETKTLSSKEMAEQIAVVFSKSQIPANYTLRDLISFGKYIHYPYYFELKESDQQEVEEIIESLNLTQYRDFQLSQLSDGNLQKAFIGRALAQNSPMIILDEPTTHLDEENKIIILKLLRNLAKTQNKLILFSSHDWRLAKEFADKIWLISNEKLHAGITEEILLNHNELLNPSIFNFNEGFVPPQIFAPELHKEMLYSFLQKNFKTNLSEFKFTFKEPFWEISNPPIQQKYDSFEEIAKFLQNLH; from the coding sequence ATGTTTCTAGAATTAAAAAACACAACAATTGGTTATAAAACTCCTTTAATTAAAGAAGTTAATACTGGCTTGGCTTTAGGTGAAATCTGCCTTTTAATCGGAAACAACGGCGTAGGAAAAACGACTTTAATTAAAAGCATTCTTAATCAAATCGAATTATTAGATGGCGAAGTCTTATTAAATGGAACGGAGACTAAAACCCTTTCATCAAAAGAAATGGCAGAACAAATTGCCGTAGTTTTTTCAAAGTCGCAAATTCCAGCCAATTATACCTTACGCGATTTAATTTCTTTCGGAAAATACATTCATTATCCTTATTATTTTGAACTGAAAGAATCTGACCAACAAGAAGTTGAAGAAATTATTGAAAGTCTTAATCTAACACAATACCGGGATTTCCAGTTGAGTCAACTTTCAGATGGTAATCTTCAGAAAGCTTTTATCGGCAGAGCTTTAGCACAAAATTCACCAATGATTATTTTAGATGAACCAACAACTCATTTAGATGAAGAGAACAAAATCATCATTCTCAAATTGCTTCGAAACTTAGCGAAAACACAAAATAAACTCATCTTATTTTCTTCGCACGACTGGAGATTAGCAAAAGAGTTTGCCGACAAAATATGGCTCATCAGCAATGAAAAACTTCACGCTGGAATAACTGAAGAGATTCTTTTAAACCATAACGAATTACTCAATCCAAGCATTTTTAATTTTAACGAAGGATTTGTGCCGCCACAAATTTTCGCCCCAGAATTACACAAAGAAATGCTCTACTCTTTTCTACAAAAAAACTTCAAAACCAACCTCTCAGAATTTAAATTTACGTTTAAAGAACCTTTTTGGGAGATTTCAAACCCTCCTATTCAACAAAAATATGATTCTTTTGAAGAAATTGCTAAATTCCTTCAAAACCTTCATTAA
- a CDS encoding MarR family winged helix-turn-helix transcriptional regulator: protein MNKTNNEKVENVDLILKSTWLAVSKMYSELAQDHDATAVQALTLLKIDPKEGTRSTNLGPKMAIEPTSLTRIIKLLEDNGYIYKEKTTNDKREVIIKLTDKGLNSRNLSKEVVVNFNKKVIEKIPAEKMEIFKEVMTDILKIANELNNKK from the coding sequence ATGAACAAAACGAACAATGAAAAAGTAGAGAACGTCGATCTGATTCTAAAATCGACCTGGCTTGCTGTTTCGAAAATGTATTCGGAACTGGCGCAAGACCATGACGCGACAGCCGTTCAAGCTTTGACTCTTTTAAAGATTGATCCGAAAGAAGGAACACGAAGCACGAATCTGGGACCAAAAATGGCCATTGAACCGACATCTTTAACCAGAATAATTAAACTTCTGGAAGACAACGGCTACATCTACAAAGAAAAAACCACCAACGACAAAAGAGAAGTCATCATCAAACTTACTGACAAAGGTCTGAACAGCAGAAACTTATCAAAAGAAGTCGTGGTGAATTTCAACAAAAAGGTGATTGAGAAAATCCCTGCTGAAAAAATGGAAATTTTCAAAGAAGTCATGACCGACATTTTGAAAATTGCAAACGAATTAAATAACAAAAAATAA
- a CDS encoding 3-hydroxyacyl-CoA dehydrogenase/enoyl-CoA hydratase family protein, whose amino-acid sequence MKRRIKHVTVLGSGIMGSGIAAHFANIGVQVLLLDIVPFELTEAEQKKGLTKEDKVVRNRIAAENFVKLQKSSPALLYTPKFAERITVGNFDDDLEKIKKTDWIIEVVVERLDIKKSVYEKIEQFRKPGTLVSSNTSGIPIHFLIEGRSDDFKKYFAGTHFFNPVRYLPLLEIIPTPETDPEIVKFYMEYGAKFLGKATVEAKDTPAFIANRIGVFSMMNLLHEVQNLGLNVSDIDKLTGPVIGRPKSATFRTADVVGLDTLVMVANGVSQSGAEANDFNDVFKLPKYIQTMVDNKWLGSKTEQGFYKKVKNAEGKSEIQGLNLDTMEYELQGKSDFPTLELTKSIDKPIDRFKVLIGGKDKAGELYRKSFGALFAYVSHKVPEISDELYKIDDAMRAGFGWENGPFEIWDAVGVQKGIELAKDAGYEVSDWVKNVATFYKVNDEGQSIYFDKNSGNYNNIPGQESFIILDNIRKNKTLWSNSGSSIQDLGDGIINFEIHSKMNSLGGEVLDGLNRAIDLAEKEYDGLVIGNQGANFSVGANLAMILMMAIDQDWDDLNMAIAYFQKSMMRVRYSSIPVVVAPHGMTLGGGCEMTMHADRVVAAAETYIGLVETGVGVIPGGGGTKEMALRVSREFHSDDVKNNRLRDMFMNIAMGKVATSAYEAYDMGILENHKDIVVVNKNRQIKTAKMLALSLAEHGYTQPIEQKVKVLGRDALGMFLVGTDQMLTGKYISEHDKLIADKLANVLVGGNLSEPTIVTEQYLLNLERETFLQLCGERKTLERIQFMLTKGKPLRN is encoded by the coding sequence ATGAAACGACGAATTAAACACGTAACGGTTCTCGGTTCAGGAATTATGGGTTCCGGTATCGCAGCGCACTTTGCCAACATCGGCGTACAAGTGCTTTTATTAGATATCGTTCCTTTTGAACTGACAGAAGCTGAACAGAAAAAAGGTCTGACCAAAGAAGATAAAGTGGTTCGAAACAGAATCGCTGCCGAAAACTTTGTGAAATTACAGAAATCAAGTCCGGCACTTTTATATACTCCGAAATTTGCTGAGAGAATAACCGTTGGAAACTTCGATGATGATTTAGAAAAAATCAAAAAAACCGATTGGATTATTGAGGTTGTAGTTGAAAGACTCGACATTAAAAAATCGGTTTACGAAAAGATAGAACAGTTTAGAAAACCTGGGACTTTAGTTTCATCAAACACTTCCGGAATTCCCATTCATTTCTTGATTGAAGGAAGAAGCGATGATTTCAAAAAATATTTCGCAGGAACGCATTTCTTTAATCCAGTAAGATATTTACCGCTTTTGGAAATTATTCCGACGCCGGAAACTGATCCTGAAATCGTTAAATTCTACATGGAATATGGAGCAAAATTCTTAGGAAAAGCAACGGTAGAAGCGAAAGATACTCCCGCATTTATTGCGAACAGAATCGGAGTTTTCTCCATGATGAATTTGCTTCATGAAGTTCAAAATCTTGGATTAAATGTTTCTGACATTGATAAATTAACCGGTCCGGTAATCGGTCGTCCGAAATCTGCAACATTCAGAACTGCTGATGTTGTTGGATTGGATACTTTGGTCATGGTTGCGAACGGAGTAAGTCAAAGTGGTGCTGAAGCCAACGACTTCAATGATGTTTTCAAACTTCCGAAATACATCCAAACCATGGTTGATAACAAATGGCTGGGTTCAAAAACGGAGCAAGGTTTTTATAAGAAAGTGAAAAATGCCGAAGGTAAATCAGAAATTCAAGGTTTGAATTTGGATACCATGGAATACGAACTTCAAGGTAAATCAGACTTCCCTACTCTGGAATTAACGAAATCTATCGATAAACCAATTGACCGTTTTAAAGTTCTTATCGGTGGAAAAGATAAAGCCGGAGAATTGTATAGAAAATCTTTCGGAGCTTTATTCGCTTACGTTTCTCATAAAGTTCCGGAAATATCTGATGAACTGTACAAAATCGATGATGCAATGCGTGCTGGTTTTGGTTGGGAAAATGGACCGTTTGAAATTTGGGATGCAGTTGGAGTTCAAAAAGGAATTGAATTGGCAAAAGACGCCGGTTATGAAGTTTCTGATTGGGTGAAAAACGTAGCGACTTTCTATAAAGTGAATGATGAAGGTCAAAGTATTTACTTCGACAAAAACTCTGGAAATTATAATAATATTCCGGGTCAGGAATCTTTTATCATTCTTGATAATATTAGAAAAAATAAAACCCTTTGGAGTAATTCAGGATCCTCAATTCAGGATTTGGGCGATGGAATTATCAACTTTGAAATCCACTCTAAAATGAACTCTTTGGGTGGTGAAGTTTTAGATGGTTTGAACAGAGCCATCGACTTAGCTGAAAAAGAGTACGACGGTTTAGTAATAGGAAATCAAGGAGCGAATTTCTCTGTCGGAGCTAATTTAGCCATGATTTTAATGATGGCCATCGATCAGGATTGGGATGATTTAAATATGGCAATTGCCTATTTCCAAAAATCAATGATGCGCGTTCGTTACTCTTCAATTCCTGTCGTAGTTGCTCCACACGGAATGACTTTAGGTGGTGGTTGCGAAATGACGATGCATGCTGATCGCGTTGTTGCTGCAGCGGAAACGTATATCGGTTTGGTAGAAACTGGTGTCGGTGTAATTCCTGGCGGCGGTGGAACGAAAGAAATGGCCTTGAGAGTTTCCCGCGAATTCCATTCTGATGATGTGAAGAACAACAGACTTCGTGATATGTTCATGAATATCGCAATGGGGAAAGTGGCAACTTCTGCTTACGAAGCGTACGATATGGGAATTTTAGAAAACCATAAAGACATCGTGGTGGTGAATAAAAACCGTCAGATTAAAACTGCAAAAATGCTTGCTTTAAGTCTAGCAGAACATGGTTACACGCAACCGATTGAACAAAAAGTAAAAGTTTTAGGACGTGATGCTTTAGGAATGTTCTTAGTCGGAACCGATCAAATGTTAACCGGAAAATATATTTCTGAACACGATAAGTTGATTGCGGACAAATTAGCGAACGTTCTAGTCGGAGGAAATCTTTCTGAACCAACAATTGTTACAGAGCAGTATTTATTGAATCTGGAAAGAGAAACTTTCTTACAATTGTGTGGAGAGAGAAAAACTTTAGAAAGAATTCAGTTCATGTTGACAAAAGGGAAACCTCTTCGTAATTAG
- a CDS encoding four helix bundle protein: protein MHNIKKLKIWNDSIDLCVDVYQALANMPNDEKYGLSSQIKRSAVSIPSNIAEGAGRDTNPQFSHFLNIAYGSSYELQTQLIISERLNFISSEVNEALLVKLNEVQKMVYVFKENINK, encoded by the coding sequence ATGCATAATATTAAAAAATTAAAAATCTGGAATGATTCAATTGATTTGTGTGTTGATGTTTATCAAGCATTGGCAAATATGCCAAATGATGAAAAATATGGACTTTCATCACAGATCAAAAGATCAGCGGTTTCAATTCCTTCCAACATTGCTGAAGGTGCAGGAAGAGATACAAATCCACAATTTTCTCATTTTTTAAATATTGCATATGGGTCTTCTTATGAACTTCAAACACAATTAATTATTTCTGAAAGGTTAAATTTTATTTCATCTGAAGTTAATGAAGCTTTGTTGGTGAAGTTAAATGAAGTTCAAAAAATGGTTTATGTTTTTAAAGAAAATATTAATAAATAA